One region of Camelina sativa cultivar DH55 chromosome 6, Cs, whole genome shotgun sequence genomic DNA includes:
- the LOC104792264 gene encoding glycine cleavage system H protein 2, mitochondrial, whose amino-acid sequence MALRLLWASRVASHLRISVAQRGFASAVLKDLKYADSHEWVKIEGTKATFGITDHAQDHLGDVVYVELPDVGLTVSQGKSFGAVESVKATSDINSPVSGTVVEVNKELTESPGLVNSSPYDQGWIVKVELSDAGEAEKLMDSDNYSKFCEEEDAKH is encoded by the exons ATGGCTTTGAGATTATTGTGGGCGTCTAGGGTTGCTTCTCATCTAAGGATCTCCGTTGCTCAACGAGGGTTTGCTTCCG cGGTTTTGAAGGATCTGAAATATGCTGATTCACATGAATGGGTGAAGATAGAGGGGACTAAAGCAACCTTTGGTATAACGGATCACGCGCAGGACCATTTAGGAGATGTGGTCTATGTGGAGTTACCTGATGTGGGACTTACAGTGTCACAAGGGAAGAGTTTTGGAGCGGTGGAAAGTGTGAAAGCAACTAGCGATATCAATTCTCCAGTCTCGGGTACGGTGGTTGAAGTCAATAAGGAGCTGACTGAGTCCCCTGGATTG GTGAACTCGAGCCCATATGACCAAGGATGGATCGTAAAGGTGGAGCTGAGTGATGCAGGTGAGGCAGAGAAGCTGATGGATTCAGACAACTACTCTAAGTtctgcgaagaagaagatgccaaGCACTGA
- the LOC104792268 gene encoding uncharacterized protein LOC104792268 produces the protein MPKHRRMKHMEEPYGGASGEYPDFGAIFMSNYSTRKECLGRELFGLPMRQAGFVKQVKAGMLLFLFEFESRQLHGVFQASSDGAINIESDAFCSSGKQFPAQVKFTEKWRCRPLPESEFRHAIRENYFTATKFNFGLSKAQVQKLLKLFSLKKEDRSRLRKTAVVKPTREAERNLRNRVGDRCFRNFNAGETDGDVDSEFPFRVTSAGEARDRRPAENYGFEDESAIGVEVDPTKGNEYSGDTSDVNLNYSFGTDALTNNSPVNDRRVPKNLRHTASGWVENKHNEKDGIAQESLWSNDKEHLKFEAVPVVTPRSIPQDLPYGTNRGYYDPCEPGIMGDATMTRSRHDLGALNVDLIGSAFVPANSNYDFGEEYIPVGGYVSDTLPSKNSNYDFGEEYIPVGGYVSDTLPSKNSNYDFGEEYIPVGGYVSDALPKNSNCDSGEEYIPVGGGYVSDALPSETVQPFSDEYNGTSMNTSSLGYIPMPIEHHREYQTNIGKSVVARAESESRYGHLRHYQFPGNLTSTGSTENMRTVERLPYPDPCIVPSFTYPSSSRGFSPKDGLNSEIQTYQYQEEVGGHVSYTNKMAVRGSSIYPSFAYPSTSGDGADLYDRTNNKGQASQRHEDFGGDAFDSNNRVTRMKERVNPAELGRTRTRESVFKRLGVPPSRERYAEKDTSPDTESVDEVMAFLNDCHKVWMEKKRSNMSTSEDSGKPKKKKEKIQRAEVLDNDLTHPLIETTPDDMLDCEGSMEQSVQKLPFINFKRRSKAQKSPGDPTQGCKESPETPASQNKKRKLLRPKLIEEDSEKDRGNKDNPIRIVLASENDRDKNEDSIENILASQSAVEVPVHDFRGRSEDDSENDRGKNEDPIENILASQSAIEVPVHDFLGRSEDDSENDRGKNEDPIESILAS, from the exons ATGCCGAAGCATCGGAGGATGAAGCATATGGAGGAACCCTATGGTGGTGCTTCTGGAGAGTACCCTGACTTTGGTGCAATTTTCATGTCCAATTACTCCACGAGAAAGGAATGCCTTGGACGAGAGCTTTTCGGTTTGCCAATGAGGCAAGCCGGTTTTGTTAAACAGGTCAAAGCCggaatgttgttgtttttgtttgaattcgaGAGTAGACAGCTACATGGTGTCTTTCAGGCTTCCTCTGATGGTGCAATCAACATTGAGTCCGATGCATTCTGCTCTTCTGGCAAACAGTTCCCTGCTCAG GTCAAGTTTACTGAGAAGTGGCGTTGTAGGCCGCTTCCTGAAAGCGAGTTTCGTCATGCTATTCGTGAAAACTACTTTACAGCAACTAAGTTCAATTTTGGACTCTCCAAGGCTCAG GTTCAGAAGCTGTTGAAGTTGTTTAGCttgaagaaagaagatagaTCCAGGCTGAGGAAAACTGCAGTTGTAAAACCCACTAGAGAAGCTGAAAGGAATCTGAGAAATAGAGTTGGTGATCGCTGCTTTCGGAATTTTAATGCAGGAGAAACGGATGGAGATGTTGACAGTGAGTTTCCCTTCAGAGTTACTTCTGCAGGAGAAGCCCGTGATCGTAGGCCAGCAGAAAATTATGGTTTTGAGGATGAATCTGCTATTGGCGTAGAGGTTGATCCAACTAAAGGGAATGAGTACTCTGGAGACACGTCTGACGTTAACCTGAATTATAGCTTTGGCACTGATGCTTTAACTAATAATTCTCCTGTTAATGATCGAAGAGTCCCGAAGAACCTGAGACACACTGCAAGTGGCTGGGTAGAAAACAagcacaatgaaaaagatgGTATCGCACAGGAAAGTCTGTGGTCTAACGACAAAGAACACCTTAAGTTTGAGGCAGTTCCAGTGGTTACTCCTCGTAGCATACCTCAAGACTTACCATATGGAACAAACAGAGGATACTATGACCCTTGTGAGCCTGGTATCATGGGAGATGCAACAATGACAAGATCTAGGCATGATCTTGGTGCACTTAATGTTGATTTAATTGGCTCAGCTTTCGTTCCAGCCAACTCAAATtatgattttggagaagaaTATATACCTGTTGGTGGTTATGTCAGTGACACCTTGCCCTCTAAGAACTCAAATtatgattttggagaagaaTATATACCTGTTGGTGGTTATGTCAGTGACACCTTGCCCTCTAAGAACTCAAATtatgattttggagaagaaTATATACCTGTTGGTGGTTATGTCAGTGACGCCTTGCCCAAGAACTCAAATTGTGATTCTGGAGAAGAATATATACCTGTTGGTGGTGGTTATGTCAGTGACGCCTTGCCCTCTGAGACAGTCCAACCATTTTCTGATGAATATAATGGTACTAGTATGAACACTAGTAGTCTGGGTTATATTCCAATGCCTATTGAACATCATCGTGAATACCAAACTAACATTGGCAAGTCTGTAGTTGCGCGTGCTGAATCTGAATCCAGATATGGACATCTGCGTCATTATCAGTTTCCTGGTAACTTAACTTCTACAGGGTCCACTGAAAACATGAGGACGGTTGAGAGGCTACCGTACCCCGACCCCTGCATCGTTCCTTCATTTACTTACCCTTCATCATCAAGGGGTTTTTCTCCCAAGGACGGACTCAACAGTGAAATTCAAACATATCAATACCAAGAAGAAGTTGGAGGTCATGTTTCTTATACAAACAAGATGGCTGTTCGGGGTTCCAGTATTTACCCTTCTTTTGCTTATCCTTCAACATCAGGGGATGGAGCTGATTTGTATGACAGAACTAATAACAAAGGCCAAGCTTCTCAACGGCATGAAGATTTTGGCGGTGATGCTTTTGACTCTAACAATAGGGTGACTCGAATGAAAGAGCGTGTTAATCCTGCTGAACTTGGAAGAACTAGAACCAGAGAGAGTGTCTTCAAAAGGCTTGGTGTGCCTCCTTCAAGAGAACGTTATGCTGAAAAGGATACGTCTCCGGACACTGAATCAGTCGATGAGGTCATGGCCTTTTTAAACGACTGTCACAAAGTTTGGATGgagaaaaaaagatcaaataTGAGTACCTCTGAGGATTCTGGCaaaccgaagaagaaaaaggaaaagattcAGAGAGCAGAGGTACTTGACAATGATTTGACCCACCCTTTAATTGAGACTACTCCAGATGATATGTTGGATTGTGAAGGAAGTATGGAACAAAGTGTTCAAAAGCTACCATTCATTAATTTTAAGCGCCGTAGCAAAGCTCAAAAGAGCCCTGGTGATCCAACTCAAGGGTGTAAAGAAAGCCCTGAAACCCCAGCTTCTcagaacaagaaaaggaagCTGCTGAGGCCTAAACTCATTGAAGAGGACTCGGAAAAGGATAGAGGAAACAAAGATAATCCTATTAGAATTGTCTTGGCCTCGGAAAATGATAGAGATAAAAATGAGGATTCTATTGAAAATATCTTGGCCTCACAGTCTGCTGTTGAAGTCCCCGTCCATGACTTCCGTGGACGTAGTGAAGATGACTCGGAAAATGATAGAGGTAAAAATGAGGATCCTATTGAAAATATCTTGGCCTCACAGTCTGCTATTGAAGTCCCCGTCCATGACTTCCTTGGACGTAGTGAAGATGACTCGGAAAATGATAGAGGCAAAAATGAGGATCCTATTGAAAGTATCTTGGCCTCATAG
- the LOC104792267 gene encoding protein EXORDIUM-like 7 codes for MMISLIIFSFFLSSSLASNGQFFDESKNYEGSSDLVDLQYHLGPVISSPATSLYIIWYGRWNPNHQSTIRDFVYSVSSPTPAQYPSVSNWWKTVRLYRDQTGSNITDTLVLSGEFHDSMYSHGSHLTRFSVQSVIRTAVTSKLPLNAVNGLYLVLTSDDVEMQEFCRAICGFHYFTFASIVGATVPYAWVGNSEKQCPEMCAYPFAQPKPFPGSGFVAREKMKPPNGEVGIDGMISVIAHELAEVSSNPMLNGWYGGDDATAPTEIADLCLGVYGSGGGGGYMGSVYKDRWRNVYNVKGVKGRKYLIQWVWDLTRNRCFGPNAIN; via the coding sequence ATGATGAtctctctcatcatcttctccttcttcctctcatCCTCTCTCGCATCCAATGGACAGTTCTTCGACGAGAGCAAGAACTATGAAGGCTCCTCCGATCTCGTAGACCTTCAGTACCACTTGGGTCCGGTCATATCCTCGCCGGCGACGAGTCTCTACATCATCTGGTACGGCCGATGGAACCCAAATCACCAATCTACAATCCGAGACTTCGTCTACTCTGTCTCTTCACCGACACCGGCTCAGTACCCGTCAGTCTCCAACTGGTGGAAGACGGTGAGGCTATACAGAGACCAGACTGGTTCCAACATCACCGACACTCTTGTCTTGTCCGGAGAGTTCCACGACTCAATGTACTCTCATGGATCTCACCTCACTCGCTTCTCTGTTCAGTCTGTGATCAGGACTGCCGTAACTTCCAAGTTACCACTAAACGCTGTAAACGGCTTGTACTTGGTCTTGACCTCAGATGATGTAGAGATGCAAGAGTTCTGCAGAGCAATCTGCGGGTTTCATTACTTCACTTTCGCTAGCATCGTTGGTGCAACCGTACCGTATGCTTGGGTCGGGAACAGTGAGAAGCAGTGTCCAGAAATGTGTGCGTACCCGTTTGCGCAGCCTAAGCCATTTCCAGGAAGCGGGTTTGTAGCCAGAGAGAAGATGAAACCGCCAAACGGAGAGGTGGGAATCGATGGGATGATCAGTGTGATAGCCCATGAGCTGGCGGAAGTGTCAAGCAACCCGATGTTGAACGGATGGTACGGAGGAGATGACGCCACGGCGCCAACAGAAATAGCGGATTTATGTTTGGGAGTGTACGGgtcaggaggaggaggagggtatATGGGGAGTGTGTATAAGGATAGGTGGAGGAATGTGTATAATGTGAAAGGAGTTAAAGGAAGAAAGTATCTGATTCAGTGGGTTTGGGATCTTACTAGGAATAGATGCTTTGGACCAAACGCTATAAATTAG
- the LOC104792269 gene encoding uncharacterized protein LOC104792269 isoform X1, producing MTLGGWSQRFIQAATSSESEDSALDLERNHHHCNHLSFPSSSSSPSPLQPFTLNIQHAESNAPYFSWPTLSRLNDAVEDRANYFGNLQKGVLPEVVGRLPSGQQATTLLELMTIRAFHSKILRRFSFGTAVGFRISRGVLTNIPAILVFVARKVHRQWLSPMQCLPSALEGPGGVWCDVDVVEFQYYGAPAATPKEQVYNELVDRLRGSDPCIGSGSQVASQETYGTLGAIVKSRTGNHQVGFLTNRHVAVDLDYPSQKMFHPLPPSLGPGVYLGAVERATSFITDDQWYGIFAGTNPETFVRADGAFIPFAEDFNTSNVTTVIKGIGEIGNVHVIDLQSPIDSLIGKQVVKVGRSSGYTTGTIMAYALEYNDEKGICFLTDFLVIGENQQTFDLEGDSGSLILLTGPNGQKPRPVGIIWGGTANRGRLKLIAGHEPENWTSGVDLGRLLDLLELDLITSNHELEAAAREQRNTSVTALDSTVSQSSPPDPVPSGDKQDESVEPFIPHEFHIEEAIKPAPEIEELVFIAPISVNESTYAIKGQEIPKLDDLVDLKNSSEEEVNVSLHLGEPKLKKPKFS from the exons ATGACTTTGGGAGGTTGGAGTCAGAGATTTATCCAAGCAGCAACTTCTTCTGAATCTGAGGATTCTGCTTTGGATTTGGagagaaatcatcatcactgCAATCACTTGAGTtttccatcatcatcttcaagtcCATCTCCTCTTCAGCCATTTACACTCAACATCCAGCACGCTGAGAGTAATGCTCCTTACTTCTCCTGGCCTACTCTTAGCCGGCTTAACGATGCTGTTGAAGACCGAGCTAACTACTTTGGAAATCTCCAGAAAGGGGTTTTACCTGAAGTTGTTGGCAGGTTGCCATCAGGACAACAAGCCACCACCTTGCTTGAGCTCATGACCATTAGAGCGTTTCATAGTAAAATCCTGCGCCGGTTCAGCTTTGGTACTGCAGTTGGGTTTCGGATTAGCCGTGGTGTTCTAACGAATATTCCAGCAATACTTGTCTTTGTTGCTAGGAAAGTCCATAGGCAATGGCTAAGTCCAATGCAGTGTCTTCCTTCTGCCCTCGAG GGTCCTGGAGGGGTATGGTGCGATGTAGATGTTGTGGAATTCCAATATTACGGTGCTCCTGCTGCAACACCTAAAGAACAGGTTTATAATGAACTTGTAGATCGTTTGAGAGGAAGTGATCCCTGCATTGGCTCGGGTTCTCAG GTTGCAAGCCAAGAAACATATGGAACCTTGGGAGCTATAGTGAAAAGCAGAACAGGTAACCATCAGGTTGGTTTCCTTACTAATCGGCATGTTGCAGTTGATTTGGATTATCCAAGCCAGAAAATGTTTCATCCTTTACCTCCAAGCCTTGGACCGGGTGTCTACCTCGGTGCAGTTGAGAGAGCAACATCTTTTATCACAGATGATCAGTGGTACGGCATATTTGCTGGCACAAATCCAG AAACATTTGTGAGAGCGGACGGTGCCTTTATTCCTTTTGCAGAAGATTTCAACACGAGCAATGTAACTACGGTGATAAAAGGCATTGGTGAGATAGGAAATGTGCACGTTATAGATTTGCAATCCCCAATTGATAGCCTTATTGGGAAACAAGTTGTCAAAGTTGGAAGAAGCTCTGGATATACCACCGGAACCATAATGGCTTATGCATTGGAATACAACGATGAGAAAGGGATCTGTTTCCTCACGGATTTTCTGGTCATAGGCGAAAACCAGCAAACTTTTGACCTTGAAGGTGACAGCGGAAGCCTTATACTCTTAACGGGTCCAAATGGTCAGAAGCCACGACCAGTTGGGATCATTTGGGGTGGGACAGCCAACCGAGGAAGACTTAAACTAATAGCCGGTCACGAACCCGAGAATTGGACAAGTGGAGTGGATCTTGGTCGTCTTTTGGATCTCTTGGAGCTTGATCTCATCACATCGAACCATGAGCTTGAAG CAGCCGCCCGAGAACAGAGGAACACTTCGGTTACAGCCCTTGATTCAACTGTTAGCCAGTCATCCCCGCCCGACCCTGTTCCATCAGGAGACAAACAAGATGAGAGCGTTGAGCCATTTATTCCACATGAGTTTCATATAGAAGAAGCTATCAAGCCAGCACCTGAAATAGAGGAACTTGTGTTCATTGCTCCTATATCCGTTAACGAGTCCACTTATGCCATTAAAGGGCAAGAGATACCCAAATTAGACGATCTCGTCGATTTAAAGAACAGTTCCGAAGAAGAGGTTAACGTATCGTTGCATCTAGGTGAGCCCAAACTAAAGAAACCAAAGTTTTCTTAG
- the LOC104792269 gene encoding uncharacterized protein LOC104792269 isoform X2, with amino-acid sequence MTLGGWSQRFIQAATSSESEDSALDLERNHHHCNHLSFPSSSSSPSPLQPFTLNIQHAESNAPYFSWPTLSRLNDAVEDRANYFGNLQKGVLPEVVGRLPSGQQATTLLELMTIRAFHSKILRRFSFGTAVGFRISRGVLTNIPAILVFVARKVHRQWLSPMQCLPSALEGPGGVWCDVDVVEFQYYGAPAATPKEQVYNELVDRLRGSDPCIGSGSQVASQETYGTLGAIVKSRTGNHQVGFLTNRHVAVDLDYPSQKMFHPLPPSLGPGVYLGAVERATSFITDDQWYGIFAGTNPETFVRADGAFIPFAEDFNTSNVTTVIKGIGEIGNVHVIDLQSPIDSLIGKQVVKVGRSSGYTTGTIMAYALEYNDEKGICFLTDFLVIGENQQTFDLEGDSGSLILLTGPNGQKPRPVGIIWGGTANRGRLKLIAGHEPENWTSGVDLGRLLDLLELDLITSNHELEAAREQRNTSVTALDSTVSQSSPPDPVPSGDKQDESVEPFIPHEFHIEEAIKPAPEIEELVFIAPISVNESTYAIKGQEIPKLDDLVDLKNSSEEEVNVSLHLGEPKLKKPKFS; translated from the exons ATGACTTTGGGAGGTTGGAGTCAGAGATTTATCCAAGCAGCAACTTCTTCTGAATCTGAGGATTCTGCTTTGGATTTGGagagaaatcatcatcactgCAATCACTTGAGTtttccatcatcatcttcaagtcCATCTCCTCTTCAGCCATTTACACTCAACATCCAGCACGCTGAGAGTAATGCTCCTTACTTCTCCTGGCCTACTCTTAGCCGGCTTAACGATGCTGTTGAAGACCGAGCTAACTACTTTGGAAATCTCCAGAAAGGGGTTTTACCTGAAGTTGTTGGCAGGTTGCCATCAGGACAACAAGCCACCACCTTGCTTGAGCTCATGACCATTAGAGCGTTTCATAGTAAAATCCTGCGCCGGTTCAGCTTTGGTACTGCAGTTGGGTTTCGGATTAGCCGTGGTGTTCTAACGAATATTCCAGCAATACTTGTCTTTGTTGCTAGGAAAGTCCATAGGCAATGGCTAAGTCCAATGCAGTGTCTTCCTTCTGCCCTCGAG GGTCCTGGAGGGGTATGGTGCGATGTAGATGTTGTGGAATTCCAATATTACGGTGCTCCTGCTGCAACACCTAAAGAACAGGTTTATAATGAACTTGTAGATCGTTTGAGAGGAAGTGATCCCTGCATTGGCTCGGGTTCTCAG GTTGCAAGCCAAGAAACATATGGAACCTTGGGAGCTATAGTGAAAAGCAGAACAGGTAACCATCAGGTTGGTTTCCTTACTAATCGGCATGTTGCAGTTGATTTGGATTATCCAAGCCAGAAAATGTTTCATCCTTTACCTCCAAGCCTTGGACCGGGTGTCTACCTCGGTGCAGTTGAGAGAGCAACATCTTTTATCACAGATGATCAGTGGTACGGCATATTTGCTGGCACAAATCCAG AAACATTTGTGAGAGCGGACGGTGCCTTTATTCCTTTTGCAGAAGATTTCAACACGAGCAATGTAACTACGGTGATAAAAGGCATTGGTGAGATAGGAAATGTGCACGTTATAGATTTGCAATCCCCAATTGATAGCCTTATTGGGAAACAAGTTGTCAAAGTTGGAAGAAGCTCTGGATATACCACCGGAACCATAATGGCTTATGCATTGGAATACAACGATGAGAAAGGGATCTGTTTCCTCACGGATTTTCTGGTCATAGGCGAAAACCAGCAAACTTTTGACCTTGAAGGTGACAGCGGAAGCCTTATACTCTTAACGGGTCCAAATGGTCAGAAGCCACGACCAGTTGGGATCATTTGGGGTGGGACAGCCAACCGAGGAAGACTTAAACTAATAGCCGGTCACGAACCCGAGAATTGGACAAGTGGAGTGGATCTTGGTCGTCTTTTGGATCTCTTGGAGCTTGATCTCATCACATCGAACCATGAGCTTGAAG CCGCCCGAGAACAGAGGAACACTTCGGTTACAGCCCTTGATTCAACTGTTAGCCAGTCATCCCCGCCCGACCCTGTTCCATCAGGAGACAAACAAGATGAGAGCGTTGAGCCATTTATTCCACATGAGTTTCATATAGAAGAAGCTATCAAGCCAGCACCTGAAATAGAGGAACTTGTGTTCATTGCTCCTATATCCGTTAACGAGTCCACTTATGCCATTAAAGGGCAAGAGATACCCAAATTAGACGATCTCGTCGATTTAAAGAACAGTTCCGAAGAAGAGGTTAACGTATCGTTGCATCTAGGTGAGCCCAAACTAAAGAAACCAAAGTTTTCTTAG
- the LOC104792270 gene encoding histone-lysine N-methyltransferase, H3 lysine-9 specific SUVH5-like, which yields MVHSESSILSSLRGGSDVSKEEPATSVSSGNGRYTDPLGRRKSKRFKVAAESELSPDCGTVSMRLRSRTLQKEEFLTDTRENNRNVSDDFVPCSEAEVELIPGENVVGQDRFKSVDVTENTSEIDMVEAQAPSISLQEDVVPLELEKSKVTVPKPVEATGKSRTHIIGAVPGVEVGDGFQYRMDLNPVGLHRPSQSGIDYMKDYDGELVALSIVSSGGYGDMLDNSDVLIYTGQGGNLGKKKGKNDNEPKDQELVKGNLALKNSIHKKNPVRVIKGYKNTTLKSSAAAKNYVYDGLYVVEEYWEETGSHGKLVFKFKLRRIPGQPERSWKVVEKKKKTEFREVLCNVDISGGEETLPIRAVNDIDDEIPPPFIYTAKMIYPDWCKPIPARTCGCTKRCSESKTCSCVAKNGGEIPYNCWDL from the coding sequence ATGGTACATTCAGAGTCATCAATACTTAGTTCGTTGCGCGGTGGTAGTGATGTTTCTAAGGAGGAACCAGCAACATCAGTTTCTTCAGGGAATGGTAGATACACTGATCCCCTTGGTAGGAGGAAGTCCAAGCGGTTTAAGGTTGCTGCAGAAAGCGAGTTATCACCTGATTGTGGAACTGTTTCCATGCGGCTCAGATCGAGAACTTTACAGAAGGAGGAGTTCCTAACTGATACTCGCGAGAACAACAGGAATGTTTCTGATGACTTTGTTCCTTGTTCTGAAGCTGAGGTTGAGTTGATTCCTGGAGAAAACGTGGTCGGCCAAGATCGCTTTAAATCAGTTGATGTAACCGAGAACACAAGTGAGATAGATATGGTGGAGGCCCAGGCTCCAAGCATTAGCTTGCAAGAAGATGTGGTTCCATTGGAACTTGAGAAGTCGAAAGTTACAGTTCCAAAACCAGTTGAGGCTACAGGTAAAAGTCGTACTCATATTATCGGAGCTGTGCCTGGTGTTGAGGTTGGCGATGGATTTCAATATAGAATGGACCTGAACCCTGTTGGTTTACATAGACCAAGTCAAAGTGGTATAGATTATATGAAAGACTACGACGGGGAACTAGTTGCCTTGAGTATCGTATCATCTGGAGGTTATGGTGACATGCTTGATAACTCTGATGTCTTGATCTATACAGGCCAAGGCGGAAACTTGGGgaagaaaaagggaaagaatGATAATGAACCCAAAGACCAAGAGCTTGTTAAAGGAAACCTCGCTTTGAAAAATAGTATACACAAAAAGAACCCTGTGCGGGTCATAAAAGGCTACAAGAATACGACGTTAAAATCATCAGCTGCTGCAAAGAACTATGTTTATGATGGTTTGTATGTGGTGGAAGAGTATTGGGAAGAAACCGGGTCACACGGTAAGCTTGTCTTCAAGTTCAAACTCCGACGTATCCCTGGACAACCCGAGCGTTCTTGGAAAgtggttgagaaaaaaaagaaaacggaGTTCAGGGAAGTTCTTTGCAATGTTGACATCTCAGGAGGGGAAGAGACATTACCCATACGCGCTGTGAATGATATAGACGACGAGATACCCCCTCCGTTTATCTACACGGCTAAAATGATATATCCGGATTGGTGTAAGCCAATTCCTGCAAGGACCTGCGGTTGCACAAAACGTTGCTCCGAATCAAAAACGTGTTCCTGTGTTGCAAAAAACGGTGGAGAGATACCGTATAATTGTTGGGATTTATGA